One Phaseolus vulgaris cultivar G19833 chromosome 11, P. vulgaris v2.0, whole genome shotgun sequence genomic window carries:
- the LOC137817990 gene encoding E3 ubiquitin-protein ligase DIS1, whose protein sequence is MASSTLFFDDIRSKVDVDPPQNEESTDVGELVNDPAQTALKPNGTVSSSVRELLECPVCLNAMYPPIHQCSNGHTICSGCKPRVHNRCPTCRHELGNIRCLALEKVAASLELPCKYQGFGCIGIYPYYSKLKHESQCAYRPYNCPYAGSECSIMGDIPYLVAHLKDDHKVDMHNGSTFNHRYVKSNPHEVENATWMLTVFSCFGQYFCLHFEAFQLGMAPVYIAFLRFMGDDNEAKNYSYSLEVGGNGRKMIWQGVPRSIRDSHRKVRDSFDGLIIQRNMALFFSGGDRKELKLRVTGRIWKEQ, encoded by the exons ATGGCATCAAGTACTTTATTCTTCGATGATATTCGAAGCAAAGTTGATGTTGATCCTCCTCAAAATGAAGAGTCAACAGATGTTGGTGAATTAGTAAATGATCCTGCACAAACTGCACTTAAACCTAATGGTACCGTTTCAAGCAGTGTGCGTGAGCTATTAGAGTGCCCTGTATGCTTGAATGCCATGTACCCTCCAATCCATCAG TGTTCAAATGGTCACACAATATGCTCTGGTTGCAAACCCAGGGTCCATAACAGGTGCCCTACTTGTAGGCATGAGCTTGGCAATATCAGATGCCTTGCACTGGAGAAAGTGGCTGCATCTTTGGAACTTCCGTGTAAATATCAAGGATTCGGGTGCATTGGAATATATCCCTATTATAGCAAGCTAAAGCATGAATCACAATGTGCATATAGACCTTACAACTGTCCATATGCTGGTTCAGAATGCTCTATTATGGGTGATATACCCTACCTGGTGGCTCATCTGAAAGACGACCACAAAGTGGACATGCACAATGGTAGCACTTTCAACCATCGCTATGTCAaatcaaatccacatgaagtTGAAAATGCCACATGGATGTTAACG GTCTTCAGCTGCTTTGGTCAGTATTTTTGTCTACATTTTGAAGCTTTTCAGCTTGGAATGGCTCCTGTCTACATAGCCTTTTTGCGGTTTATGGGTGATGATAATGAAGCAAAAAATTATAGCTACAGTTTAGAGGTAGGTGGAAATGGGAGGAAGATGATTTGGCAGGGTGTGCCTAGAAGCATCCGGGACAGCCACCGGAAGGTTCGTGACAGTTTTGATGGTCTCATCATCCAGAGAAATATGGCCCTTTTCTTTTCCGGCGGCGACCGGAAGGAATTGAAGCTAAGGGTTACTGGTAGGATTTGGAAAGAACAATGA